From the genome of Nitrososphaerota archaeon:
AATTTCTGAATCAAATTGAGCGAACAAACATTATTTATAGTCAAACCAGACGCGGTAGCTAGAAAACTAGTAGGACAGATCATTGCAAGATTTGAGACCAAAGGATTCAAAATTCTAAAACTGAAAATGTTTACATTCACAAAAGCACAAGCTCAAGAGTTCTACTCGGTCCACAATACCAAGCCGTTCTTTGGCGAGCTAGTCGACTTTATCACGTCAGGTCCAGTAGTGGTTACAGTAATTGAGGGAAACAATGCAGTTGCAACGACTAGAATTCTAGTTGGTGCCACAAAATCATACGAGGCAGCCCCGGGCTCCATTCGCGGCGATTTTGGTCTTGGCATATCCGACAATATCATTCACGCATCTGACTCTAAGGAAAATTTTGAAAAAGAAGCAAAGGTAGTGTTCGAGTGAGCGGACCTTGCGAATTCGACAGCCAATTGTGGCAGTTCTAGGCCACGTAGATTCTGGCAAGACATCGTTATTAGACAAAATTCGTGGAACCGGCGTCCAGGGAAGGGAAGCGGGCGGAATCACACAGCATATTGGAGCAAGCTTTCTACCATCTGATACCATAAAGCAAATGTGCGGTCAGCTCGCAGAAAAACTCACAAAAACGGAACACGACGTTCCAGGCCTTTTGGTAATTGATACACCAGGACACGAAGTCTTTACAAATCTTAGGACACGTGGTGGTTCTGCAGCAGATATTGCCATACTAGTAGTTGACACAAATCGAGGATTCCAACCACAAACAAATGAGTCACTAAAAATCCTCCAAGCAAGAAAGGTCCCGTTTGTTGTAGCACTAAACAAAGTAGACCAGATTCCAGGCTGGCGCCCAGCAGACACTCCGTACATTTCTTTGGCAATAAAAAAGCAGGACCAGTTTATCCAGACAACACTTGATGAGCAGATCTATAATGTCGTGGGAACACTTTCAATTCTTGGATTCGAGTCAGAAGCATTCTATAGAGTAAAAGACTTTGGAAAAGAAGTATCAATTGTACCAGTGAGTGCACGAACTGGCGTCGGTATTCCAGAATTACTCACTGTGCTGGTAGGCCTAACGCAACAATACATGCAAAAAAGACTATCCCAAGAAGAAAAGCAAAGCCGCGGAATTATTCTCGAAGTAAACGATGAGGTAGGCCTTGGGACCACGGCAAACATGATACTCATTGACGGTCAGATAAAAAAAGGAGACTCTGTAGTTGTGGCAAAGCGCGATTCCGTGATCGTATTAAAGCCAAAGGCACTATTGCTGCCAAAGCCGCTTGATGAAATGCGTGATCCTCGAGACAAATTCAAGCCCGTAGACGAAGTCATTGCAGCAGCTGGAATAAAGATTGCCTCGCCAGACCTAGAGGGAGTTCTACCTGGAAGCACTCTCTATGTCACTAACAAGGAATCCCAGATCGAAGAATTCAAAAGAATAATCGAGTCTGAAATGAAGTCAGTCTTTATCGATACTCAGACAAACGGAGTCATCCTCAAATGCGATACGATTGGCTCACTGGAGGCAATAACTGAGATGCTAAGGCGCCAGCAAATTCCGGTAGCAAAGGCCGACATTGGTCACGTAAACAGACGCGATGTAATGGAGGCAAAAGCAATCAAAGAAAACGACAGGCACCTAGGTGTGATATTGGCATTTAATGTGAAGACATTGCCTGACGCTCAAGAAGAAGCAGACAACCACCACATCAAAACTTTCAATGACCAGGTAATCTATAGCCTAATTGACAATTACACACTATGGGTTGATGACGACAAGGCAAACGAGGAAAACGCGGTCTTCTCAGAGATCACACCTATTTGCAAGTTCACGTTTCTCAAGGGCTTTATCTTTAGGAACAGCAACCCGGCAGTGTTTGGCATACGTGTGGATGCTGGAAAAGTAAAGCAAAAAATCCAAATCATGAAAAGTGACGGCAAAAAAGTTGGTAGAATACACCAGCTCCAGGACGGCAAAAAATCGATTGACACTGCAATACTAGGCCAAGAAGTGGCCTGCTCCATTCAGGATGTTACCATAGGGCGCCAAATATCAGAAGAAGACGTGTTCTATTCAATGCCGAATTCTCGCGAGGCCAAACTAATCTTGGAGCAATTCATGCACAAGCTTAGTCCAGAACAACAAGCTGTCTTCAACGAGATTGTAGTGTTATTGCGCGCAAAGGACGCCTCTTACGGCTATATCTGATATTTCTTGGCAATCATATGAATTCCTGGCTCGCCTACTGCACCCATCATTCTGTCCACCTGCTTGCCATCCTTGAACATGA
Proteins encoded in this window:
- a CDS encoding nucleoside-diphosphate kinase, which produces MSEQTLFIVKPDAVARKLVGQIIARFETKGFKILKLKMFTFTKAQAQEFYSVHNTKPFFGELVDFITSGPVVVTVIEGNNAVATTRILVGATKSYEAAPGSIRGDFGLGISDNIIHASDSKENFEKEAKVVFE
- the infB gene encoding translation initiation factor IF-2, which produces MRIRQPIVAVLGHVDSGKTSLLDKIRGTGVQGREAGGITQHIGASFLPSDTIKQMCGQLAEKLTKTEHDVPGLLVIDTPGHEVFTNLRTRGGSAADIAILVVDTNRGFQPQTNESLKILQARKVPFVVALNKVDQIPGWRPADTPYISLAIKKQDQFIQTTLDEQIYNVVGTLSILGFESEAFYRVKDFGKEVSIVPVSARTGVGIPELLTVLVGLTQQYMQKRLSQEEKQSRGIILEVNDEVGLGTTANMILIDGQIKKGDSVVVAKRDSVIVLKPKALLLPKPLDEMRDPRDKFKPVDEVIAAAGIKIASPDLEGVLPGSTLYVTNKESQIEEFKRIIESEMKSVFIDTQTNGVILKCDTIGSLEAITEMLRRQQIPVAKADIGHVNRRDVMEAKAIKENDRHLGVILAFNVKTLPDAQEEADNHHIKTFNDQVIYSLIDNYTLWVDDDKANEENAVFSEITPICKFTFLKGFIFRNSNPAVFGIRVDAGKVKQKIQIMKSDGKKVGRIHQLQDGKKSIDTAILGQEVACSIQDVTIGRQISEEDVFYSMPNSREAKLILEQFMHKLSPEQQAVFNEIVVLLRAKDASYGYI